In a genomic window of Coprococcus eutactus:
- a CDS encoding GDSL-type esterase/lipase family protein: MQQVLCFGDSNTWGYNPENGERFPWGIRWTSILQQKLADKEIRIIEEGLCGRTTVFEDPLRQGRKGVSLFPTLLETHKPENIVIMLGTNDCKTVFSASPDVIGKGIRRLLIQAKQYSADSRILLVSPIHLGEQVWKDEFDPEFSPESVEVSRKLTDVYRKIADEFGVEFLAASSVADSSEADQEHMNPEGHAALAGAIEEKIYQMAC, from the coding sequence ATGCAACAGGTGTTGTGCTTTGGAGATTCCAATACATGGGGATACAATCCTGAGAATGGAGAGAGATTTCCCTGGGGGATCAGATGGACCAGTATATTGCAGCAGAAGCTGGCAGATAAAGAGATAAGGATCATAGAGGAAGGCCTCTGTGGAAGAACAACAGTGTTCGAGGATCCACTGAGACAGGGAAGAAAGGGCGTGTCGCTGTTCCCAACTCTGCTGGAGACACACAAACCGGAGAATATAGTGATCATGCTTGGAACAAATGACTGTAAGACAGTGTTCTCGGCATCACCGGATGTTATAGGCAAGGGAATACGGAGACTGCTCATTCAGGCAAAGCAGTATTCAGCGGACAGCAGGATACTTCTCGTATCGCCGATACATTTGGGCGAGCAGGTGTGGAAGGATGAATTTGATCCTGAGTTCTCACCGGAATCCGTTGAGGTGTCAAGAAAACTCACAGATGTGTACAGGAAGATAGCCGATGAGTTCGGCGTGGAATTCCTGGCGGCATCATCCGTGGCGGACAGCAGCGAGGCAGATCAGGAGCATATGAATCCTGAAGGTCACGCGGCACTGGCGGGAGCGATAGAGGAAAAGATTTATCAGATGGCCTGTTAA
- the cysK gene encoding cysteine synthase A, translating into MAKIASQLTELIGNTPLLELTNYEKELGLKAHIVAKLEYFNPLGSVKDRVAAAMIEQGIRDGLINQDTVIIEPTSGNTGIGLAFVSAAKGLHLILTMPDTMSVERRKIVSALGAEIVLTPGREGMKGAIAKANELKEQYGNAFIPQQFENKANPAIHKKTTAEEIWRDTDGKVDAFVSAVGTGGTATGTGSGLKEHNPKVKLIAVEPADSPVLSGGAPGPHKIQGIGAGFIPGVMDLSIVDEIIRIQNDDAFDTARKIAKTDGVLVGISAGAALYAATELAKRPEYEGKTIVVLFPDTGERYLSTSLFNL; encoded by the coding sequence ATGGCAAAGATAGCATCACAGTTGACAGAACTTATAGGAAACACTCCACTTCTGGAGCTTACAAATTACGAGAAGGAGCTTGGACTTAAGGCGCACATCGTTGCAAAGCTTGAGTACTTCAATCCACTTGGATCAGTGAAGGATCGTGTGGCAGCAGCCATGATCGAGCAGGGAATCAGGGATGGCCTCATCAATCAGGATACAGTCATCATCGAGCCTACATCAGGAAATACGGGAATCGGACTTGCATTTGTATCAGCGGCAAAGGGACTTCACCTGATACTCACCATGCCGGACACCATGAGCGTTGAGCGCAGAAAGATAGTGTCAGCTCTCGGCGCTGAGATTGTGTTAACACCTGGCAGAGAGGGAATGAAGGGAGCCATTGCCAAGGCAAATGAGCTCAAGGAGCAGTACGGAAATGCGTTTATCCCACAGCAGTTTGAGAACAAGGCAAATCCTGCTATCCACAAGAAGACAACAGCAGAGGAGATCTGGAGAGATACAGACGGAAAGGTTGATGCATTTGTATCAGCAGTAGGAACAGGCGGAACAGCCACAGGAACAGGAAGCGGACTCAAGGAGCACAACCCGAAGGTTAAGCTGATTGCAGTTGAGCCTGCTGATTCACCGGTTCTCTCAGGTGGTGCACCCGGACCACACAAGATACAGGGAATCGGAGCCGGATTCATACCTGGAGTTATGGATCTGAGCATCGTGGACGAGATCATCAGGATCCAGAACGATGACGCATTTGACACAGCAAGAAAGATTGCAAAGACAGATGGTGTTCTGGTTGGAATATCCGCAGGTGCGGCACTCTATGCGGCAACTGAGCTTGCAAAGAGACCTGAGTACGAGGGCAAGACCATCGTGGTCCTCTTCCCTGACACAGGAGAGAGATACCTCTCAACATCACTGTTTAACCTGTAA
- a CDS encoding sulfate ABC transporter substrate-binding protein: MRLGKRVLLLSMAAVLAIGAAGCGGKKDDVITITNVSYDPTRELYERYNDMFEQYYKEQYGQDIKIIQSHGGSGSQARSVVEGCNADVVTLALEHDIDLISENGLIDKGWIDEFGKDSAPYTSTIVFLVRKGNDKNIQDWNDLVKDDVEVITPDPKSSGGACWNFLAALAYARETYSDENDIWQFMKKLYQNVSVMDSGARGSTTTFVENGKGDVLIAWENEAIATLKEYPEDYEIINPSVSILAQPSVAVVDDNAKHNGTEEVSTEYLKYLYSDDAQRLEAESGYRPTNEEILAEYSDVFDLNIKLWTIDDFGDWDKAYEDFFDDGARFDEIYDY; this comes from the coding sequence ATGAGACTTGGGAAAAGAGTATTGCTTCTGTCCATGGCGGCGGTGCTTGCGATAGGCGCGGCCGGCTGTGGCGGTAAGAAGGACGATGTTATCACAATTACAAATGTTTCGTATGACCCAACGAGGGAGCTGTATGAGCGATACAATGACATGTTCGAACAGTATTATAAGGAGCAGTACGGACAGGACATCAAGATCATCCAGTCTCATGGAGGCTCCGGCTCACAGGCGAGATCGGTTGTGGAGGGCTGTAATGCAGATGTTGTCACACTGGCACTTGAGCATGACATTGACCTCATATCGGAAAATGGTCTGATAGATAAGGGCTGGATAGATGAATTTGGCAAGGATTCGGCGCCGTACACATCCACGATCGTCTTTCTGGTTAGAAAGGGAAATGACAAGAACATACAGGACTGGAACGATCTGGTGAAGGACGATGTGGAAGTCATAACACCTGATCCGAAGAGCAGCGGTGGTGCCTGCTGGAATTTCCTTGCGGCTCTTGCTTATGCGAGGGAGACGTACAGTGATGAAAATGATATATGGCAGTTCATGAAGAAGCTTTATCAGAATGTGTCGGTCATGGATTCAGGAGCCAGAGGTTCAACCACCACATTTGTGGAGAATGGCAAGGGTGATGTGTTGATAGCCTGGGAGAATGAGGCGATAGCGACACTGAAGGAATATCCGGAGGATTACGAGATTATCAATCCATCCGTGAGTATACTTGCACAGCCAAGTGTGGCGGTTGTCGATGACAACGCAAAGCACAATGGAACAGAGGAGGTCAGCACAGAGTATCTGAAGTACCTGTACAGCGATGACGCTCAGAGGCTTGAGGCCGAGAGCGGATACCGTCCGACAAATGAGGAGATACTTGCAGAGTATTCGGATGTGTTTGATCTGAACATCAAGCTGTGGACCATCGATGATTTCGGAGACTGGGACAAGGCTTATGAGGATTTCTTCGATGACGGAGCAAGGTTTGATGAAATTTACGATTATTAA
- the cysT gene encoding sulfate ABC transporter permease subunit CysT codes for MAAEENGKKDKLNNAKKTRVIPGYHLTLGIVIAMLSLIVLIPLASVLVSSLKLSPSEFWHLLLKKNVLNAFKTSIGCSFIAAVVNTVFGLIIAWTLVKYDFPGKKILDGFIELPFCLPTAVAGITLSRLYSEDGFLGKPLAALGIDVAYTKIGLTIALVFVGIPFVIRAVQPILEKMDNQYEEAAYMLGATPRRIFFKVILPELRPALLTGFGLAFARGIGEYGSVIYISGNSAKEQTQVISYVIMQKLSYIDYASATAIALVMLVISFVLLFAINIVQLKQSKRTNLL; via the coding sequence ATGGCAGCAGAGGAAAATGGCAAGAAGGACAAACTGAATAATGCAAAAAAGACCAGAGTTATCCCGGGATATCACCTGACACTTGGAATAGTCATTGCCATGCTGTCGCTGATAGTTCTGATCCCTTTGGCATCGGTGCTGGTGTCATCGCTTAAGCTCTCGCCGAGTGAATTCTGGCATCTGCTTTTGAAGAAAAACGTGCTGAATGCATTCAAGACCAGCATCGGCTGTTCGTTCATAGCGGCGGTAGTCAACACGGTGTTTGGTCTGATAATAGCGTGGACACTGGTAAAGTACGATTTCCCCGGCAAGAAGATACTGGACGGATTCATAGAACTTCCATTCTGTCTGCCTACAGCAGTTGCCGGTATCACGCTGTCGAGACTGTACAGTGAGGACGGATTCCTTGGAAAGCCGCTTGCGGCTCTTGGAATAGATGTTGCATACACAAAGATCGGACTTACCATCGCACTTGTATTTGTGGGAATACCATTTGTCATAAGGGCGGTGCAGCCGATACTTGAGAAGATGGACAACCAGTACGAGGAGGCGGCCTACATGCTGGGCGCCACACCGAGAAGAATATTCTTCAAGGTCATACTTCCAGAGCTCAGACCGGCGCTGCTTACAGGATTTGGGTTGGCATTTGCCAGAGGGATCGGAGAGTACGGCAGTGTCATTTATATATCAGGCAACAGCGCAAAGGAGCAGACACAGGTCATATCATACGTGATCATGCAGAAGCTCAGCTACATAGACTATGCCAGCGCAACAGCGATAGCACTGGTGATGCTGGTAATATCATTTGTACTGTTATTTGCGATCAACATAGTACAGTTAAAGCAGTCCAAGAGAACAAACCTATTATAG
- a CDS encoding sulfate ABC transporter permease has product MSEQEKLQRGKRRTKIILITVTVLFIVLMLVVPLISVITSALKEGFKFYLQSITTEYVISALGVTLIATVIAVVVNTFFGICAAWLLTKFSFKGKQVLATLIDIPFSISPVIVGLAYLMTFGRLGWTYPAIRWINDMLGTNIRITFAVPGVVLATIFVTFPFVSRELIPVLNAQGKDEEEAAALMGAKGFTIFRRITLPQMKWGLIYGIILCTARALGEFGAVNALSKTRGGTFTLPLEIDALYMSGTEESITAAFAVSSILVIIAVIILFLRNLLEYRAKRKRAYERSS; this is encoded by the coding sequence ATGAGCGAACAGGAAAAGCTGCAGCGCGGCAAGCGCAGGACAAAGATAATACTGATAACCGTGACGGTGCTTTTTATAGTGCTCATGCTGGTAGTCCCACTTATATCGGTGATAACAAGTGCGCTGAAGGAGGGCTTTAAGTTCTATCTTCAGTCGATCACAACAGAGTATGTGATAAGTGCACTTGGTGTCACACTTATTGCCACTGTCATAGCTGTGGTGGTAAACACATTTTTCGGAATATGCGCGGCATGGCTGCTGACGAAGTTCTCATTCAAGGGCAAGCAAGTGCTGGCAACATTGATAGACATTCCGTTTTCCATATCACCGGTCATTGTAGGACTTGCCTACCTCATGACATTTGGAAGACTCGGATGGACGTATCCGGCGATCAGATGGATCAATGATATGCTGGGGACAAACATCAGGATAACATTTGCAGTTCCAGGCGTTGTGCTTGCTACCATATTCGTGACATTCCCATTTGTGTCGAGGGAGCTTATCCCGGTGCTGAACGCCCAGGGCAAGGATGAGGAGGAGGCAGCGGCGCTCATGGGGGCGAAGGGCTTCACGATATTTAGAAGGATAACACTTCCCCAGATGAAATGGGGACTCATATACGGAATCATCCTCTGTACCGCCAGAGCGCTAGGCGAGTTCGGTGCGGTAAATGCACTGTCCAAGACAAGGGGCGGGACATTTACACTTCCACTTGAGATCGATGCGCTGTACATGTCAGGAACGGAGGAATCCATCACGGCGGCATTTGCGGTATCGTCCATACTGGTGATCATAGCGGTCATCATATTGTTCCTGAGAAATCTGCTTGAGTACAGAGCGAAGAGGAAACGCGCTTATGAACGAAGTTCATAA
- a CDS encoding ABC transporter ATP-binding protein — protein MYVEMKNIYKKYGDFLASNNVSFGVEKGKLVALLGPSGSGKTTLLRMIAGLENPNSGDIYIDGRRVNDIPAAKRGIGFVFQNYALFRYMTVFDNVAFGLELMKVPKKEIKKRVMELLELTGLSGMEKRYPNQLSGGQRQRVAFARALAPNPQVLLLDEPFAAIDAKVRTELRTWLKEMVEKLGITSIFVTHDQDEAVEVADEIIITNHGQIEQMGSPMEIYKTPSTPFVAQFIGRSTVVEDYEKLKGFDRVPGADRAVIRPEFVKISKSGRLDQYQSAAESGIVKDVLFRGSHLDVTVDVNGVEIVAERSMEKDVVKPGEQVHVLIYRLYVFDENQTYLLENKAMQDNDVFYI, from the coding sequence ATGTACGTCGAGATGAAAAATATATATAAGAAATATGGAGACTTCCTGGCGTCCAACAATGTCAGCTTCGGTGTGGAGAAGGGTAAGCTGGTGGCGCTTCTGGGACCGTCGGGAAGCGGAAAGACGACACTTCTCCGAATGATAGCCGGACTTGAAAATCCAAATTCCGGTGACATATACATAGACGGCAGGCGTGTAAATGATATACCGGCTGCGAAGAGAGGAATCGGATTCGTATTTCAGAATTACGCATTGTTCCGTTATATGACGGTATTTGACAATGTGGCATTCGGACTGGAACTTATGAAGGTTCCTAAGAAAGAGATCAAGAAGAGAGTCATGGAGCTACTGGAGCTGACGGGGCTTTCGGGGATGGAGAAGAGATATCCGAATCAGCTCTCAGGCGGACAGAGGCAGAGAGTGGCATTTGCAAGAGCGCTGGCTCCGAATCCACAGGTGTTGCTGCTGGACGAGCCATTTGCCGCAATAGATGCAAAGGTCAGGACAGAGCTTAGGACATGGCTCAAGGAGATGGTTGAAAAGCTTGGCATAACGAGCATATTTGTCACTCACGATCAGGACGAGGCTGTTGAGGTTGCGGATGAGATCATCATCACCAACCACGGACAGATAGAGCAGATGGGATCACCGATGGAGATATACAAGACTCCATCTACACCGTTTGTGGCACAGTTCATCGGAAGGTCAACCGTTGTGGAGGACTACGAGAAGCTCAAGGGTTTTGACAGGGTGCCGGGAGCGGACAGAGCGGTCATCAGACCGGAGTTCGTCAAAATATCCAAGAGCGGCAGGCTGGATCAGTACCAGAGTGCGGCGGAGTCGGGGATAGTCAAGGATGTGCTGTTCCGCGGAAGCCATCTGGACGTCACGGTGGATGTCAACGGAGTGGAGATCGTCGCCGAGAGATCCATGGAGAAGGATGTCGTAAAGCCGGGGGAGCAGGTCCACGTTCTCATCTACAGGCTGTATGTATTTGATGAGAATCAGACATATCTGCTGGAGAACAAGGCAATGCAGGATAACGATGTATTCTACATCTAA
- a CDS encoding adenylyl-sulfate reductase subunit alpha, whose amino-acid sequence MGIANRKILHTDILIIGGGTAGCYAALTVREHSDYSIIIAEKANIKRSGCLAAGVNAINAYIVKGREPEDYVDYCRKDADGIVREDLLLSMSQGLNRVTDKLEKLGLVILKDENGEYVARGNRNIKINGENMKPLLAKAVEELDSCQILNRVNITDYIVENNQILGAFGFSIEDNTAYEIRAKKVLCATGGAAGLYRPNNPGFSRHKMWYPPFNTGAGYAMGINAGAEMTTFEMRFIALRCKDTIAPTGTIAQGVGAKQVNSLGEVYENKYGLTTSQRVYGTVRENIEGRGPCYLRTEGITPEQDDSLKRAYLNMAPSQTLKWLESGKNPSEQNVEIEGTEPYIVGGHTASGYWVDNDRESTIRGLFAAGDVAGGCPQKYVTGAMVEGEIAAIAMVKQLDEGYLDPELDEEAEFDRKIEEYDHFLDTDEKMFTYEAIEEAMQKVMDNYAGGISTHYQFNVKQLELAKEKIEQLQKLVWHISAHDMHELMFVYEVKERLTVALSVIAHLKDRKETRWHSFAENLDYPEKSKEWEIFVNSKMVDGELKMIHRELVNLCQVPAGNMACSVSPSPEATSNGLMFQGKGDAYEHSDK is encoded by the coding sequence ATGGGTATTGCAAACAGGAAAATACTTCATACGGACATTTTGATAATCGGTGGTGGTACGGCTGGCTGCTATGCAGCGCTGACTGTCAGAGAACATTCTGATTATTCCATCATCATCGCAGAGAAGGCAAACATAAAGAGAAGTGGATGTCTGGCGGCGGGTGTGAACGCCATCAACGCATACATAGTGAAGGGCAGGGAGCCTGAGGACTATGTGGACTACTGCAGGAAAGACGCTGACGGGATCGTCAGAGAAGATCTTTTGCTTTCTATGTCACAGGGGCTGAACCGTGTAACAGACAAGCTGGAGAAGCTGGGGCTGGTTATCCTCAAGGATGAGAATGGAGAGTATGTTGCAAGGGGCAACAGAAATATCAAGATAAATGGCGAGAACATGAAGCCGCTGCTTGCAAAGGCGGTTGAGGAGCTTGACAGCTGTCAGATACTGAACAGAGTCAACATCACGGACTATATAGTTGAAAATAATCAGATCCTCGGGGCATTTGGATTCTCCATAGAGGATAATACGGCCTACGAGATCAGAGCAAAGAAAGTGCTCTGTGCTACAGGCGGTGCGGCGGGACTTTACAGACCGAACAATCCGGGATTTTCGAGGCATAAGATGTGGTATCCGCCGTTCAACACCGGAGCGGGATATGCAATGGGAATAAATGCCGGAGCGGAGATGACTACATTTGAGATGAGATTTATAGCACTCAGATGTAAGGACACCATAGCACCTACGGGAACCATAGCCCAGGGTGTGGGCGCAAAGCAGGTCAATTCACTCGGCGAGGTATACGAGAACAAATATGGACTCACCACATCCCAGAGAGTGTACGGAACGGTGAGAGAGAATATAGAAGGCAGAGGTCCATGCTATCTGAGAACCGAGGGCATCACCCCAGAGCAGGATGACTCACTGAAGAGGGCATACCTCAACATGGCTCCGAGCCAGACTCTCAAATGGCTTGAGTCCGGCAAGAATCCGAGTGAGCAGAATGTGGAGATAGAGGGCACAGAGCCTTATATAGTCGGCGGCCACACCGCAAGCGGTTACTGGGTGGACAACGACAGAGAGTCCACAATACGCGGGCTGTTCGCAGCCGGAGATGTGGCGGGCGGATGTCCACAGAAGTATGTGACCGGAGCGATGGTTGAGGGAGAGATAGCAGCCATTGCCATGGTAAAGCAGCTTGACGAGGGATACCTTGATCCTGAGCTTGACGAGGAGGCTGAATTTGACAGAAAGATAGAGGAGTACGACCATTTTCTCGACACTGACGAGAAGATGTTCACATATGAGGCGATAGAGGAGGCCATGCAGAAGGTCATGGACAACTACGCCGGAGGAATATCCACCCACTACCAGTTCAACGTGAAACAGCTTGAGCTGGCAAAGGAGAAGATAGAGCAGCTCCAGAAGCTTGTATGGCACATAAGTGCCCACGACATGCACGAGCTCATGTTTGTGTATGAGGTGAAGGAGAGGCTCACAGTTGCACTCTCTGTAATCGCACACCTGAAGGACAGGAAGGAGACGAGATGGCACAGCTTTGCTGAGAACCTGGACTACCCGGAGAAGAGCAAAGAATGGGAGATATTTGTCAACTCAAAGATGGTGGACGGCGAGCTTAAGATGATACATCGTGAGCTAGTTAATTTGTGCCAGGTTCCCGCAGGGAATATGGCATGCAGCGTCAGCCCCTCGCCGGAGGCGACTTCAAATGGGCTGATGTTCCAAGGAAAGGGGGATGCATATGAGCATAGTGATAAATAA
- a CDS encoding 4Fe-4S dicluster domain-containing protein has protein sequence MSIVINKELCKNCGKCANVCPGSLIKRDEDGQIFMKYPKDCWGCSSCIKECAFDAISLYLGADIGGMGSQMSVENKGDLLLWNIRKMDGTTDQIVIDKKEANKY, from the coding sequence ATGAGCATAGTGATAAATAAAGAGCTTTGCAAAAACTGCGGCAAATGTGCAAATGTCTGCCCGGGTTCCCTCATAAAGAGAGATGAGGATGGACAGATATTCATGAAATACCCTAAGGATTGCTGGGGGTGCTCATCCTGTATCAAGGAGTGTGCATTTGACGCCATCTCATTATATCTCGGAGCTGACATCGGCGGAATGGGAAGCCAGATGTCGGTGGAGAACAAAGGAGATCTGCTTCTGTGGAATATCCGAAAGATGGATGGAACCACAGACCAGATAGTGATAGACAAGAAGGAAGCTAATAAATATTAA
- the cysD gene encoding sulfate adenylyltransferase subunit CysD, with protein MGTLSHLDELEAEAIYIIREVAAECEKPVMLYSIGKDSSVMLHLALKAFYPEKPPFPFLHVNTTWKFKEMIEFRDKTAKKYGLDMIEYINEEGVKKGITPFDHGSAYTDIMKTQALKQALDKYGFTAAFGGGRRDEEKSRAKERILSFRNAQHAWDPKNQRPEMWKLFNTKIQKGEEVRVFPLSNWTEADIWEYIERENIEIPSLYFAKVRPVVYRDGNIIMVDDDRMKLRPGEKIEMKSVRFRTLGCYPLTGGVESTADTLPEIIEETLSAVSSERTTRVIDNEAAGSMERRKREGYF; from the coding sequence ATGGGTACATTATCACATCTTGACGAACTGGAGGCAGAGGCGATATACATCATCCGCGAAGTTGCTGCGGAGTGTGAGAAGCCGGTTATGCTTTACTCAATAGGAAAGGACAGCTCGGTAATGCTTCATCTGGCACTCAAGGCATTCTATCCTGAGAAGCCGCCATTTCCATTCTTGCATGTAAATACAACATGGAAGTTCAAGGAAATGATCGAGTTCAGAGACAAGACAGCGAAGAAATACGGACTTGACATGATCGAGTACATCAACGAGGAGGGTGTCAAGAAGGGCATCACCCCATTTGACCACGGCTCAGCATACACAGATATCATGAAGACACAGGCACTCAAGCAGGCTCTTGACAAATACGGTTTCACAGCAGCATTTGGTGGCGGACGTAGAGACGAGGAGAAGTCCCGTGCGAAGGAGAGAATCCTCTCATTCAGAAATGCTCAGCATGCCTGGGATCCAAAGAACCAGAGACCGGAGATGTGGAAGCTGTTCAACACCAAGATCCAGAAGGGCGAGGAGGTCAGAGTATTCCCACTTTCCAACTGGACAGAGGCTGATATATGGGAGTACATAGAGCGTGAGAACATAGAGATCCCATCGCTGTACTTTGCAAAGGTTAGGCCTGTTGTATACCGTGACGGAAATATCATCATGGTCGATGATGACAGAATGAAACTTAGACCTGGTGAGAAGATAGAGATGAAGAGTGTTCGTTTCAGAACTCTCGGATGCTATCCACTGACAGGCGGCGTGGAGTCCACAGCGGACACACTCCCTGAGATTATCGAGGAGACGCTCAGTGCGGTATCCTCAGAGAGAACCACCAGAGTTATTGACAACGAGGCAGCAGGCAGCATGGAGCGTAGAAAGAGGGAGGGATACTTCTAA
- a CDS encoding sulfate adenylyltransferase subunit 1 produces the protein MSGLLKFITCGSVDDGKSTLIGHILYDSKLLYADQEKALELDSKVGSRGGAIDYSLLLDGLMAEREQGITIDVAYRYFTTDKRSFIVADTPGHEEYTRNMAVGASFADLAVILIDAKQGVLVQTRRHARICALMGIRYFVFAVNKMDLVEYDEKRFNEIVEQINELSSELSLPNITIIPVSATEGDNVTNKSENIPWYEGPALLTYLEDIDIAEDNTEAGFYMPVQRVCRPDHTFRGFQGQIEDGEIHVGDEINTLPSNETAKVKSIHVGFDTVDSAQKGQPVTIQLDREVDVSRGCVLTVDSGAKVASSITATLLWMDDDELYNGKNFFVKLGTKMIPGTVTHIDYTIDVNTGEQKSADTLSKNGIAVCRIAFADRIVVDEFKKHKTLGELILIDRVTDMTSACGVVEEVHTEETGIYEGRVDRNVRAAIKGQKAVIVPFAAGNVTRDFVESVEKKLSIDGRHTYLYAPDIREDVNAVLKHLHHAGIIVLLFASEQQIAGVKVEGAEVYSGDWNPDGELDADEIADEIRKESVYDAAQVHDGNYI, from the coding sequence ATGAGCGGATTACTTAAATTTATAACATGCGGAAGTGTAGATGACGGAAAGTCAACACTTATAGGACATATATTATACGATTCAAAGCTTTTATATGCAGATCAGGAGAAGGCTCTAGAGCTTGATTCCAAGGTAGGAAGCCGCGGCGGTGCCATTGACTATTCGCTTCTTCTGGATGGACTGATGGCGGAGCGTGAGCAGGGTATCACCATCGACGTTGCATACAGATATTTTACAACAGACAAGAGAAGCTTCATCGTGGCGGATACACCGGGTCATGAGGAGTATACAAGGAACATGGCGGTTGGAGCTTCATTTGCCGACCTGGCAGTCATCCTCATCGATGCAAAGCAGGGCGTGCTAGTGCAGACCAGAAGACACGCAAGGATCTGCGCGCTGATGGGAATCAGATACTTTGTATTTGCAGTAAATAAGATGGATCTTGTCGAATACGATGAGAAGCGTTTCAACGAGATAGTTGAGCAGATAAATGAGCTGTCATCCGAGCTCAGCCTGCCAAATATCACGATAATCCCAGTGTCAGCTACAGAGGGTGACAATGTGACAAATAAGTCAGAGAACATTCCTTGGTATGAGGGTCCAGCACTCCTTACATACCTTGAGGATATAGATATCGCAGAGGATAACACAGAGGCAGGATTCTATATGCCTGTTCAGAGAGTGTGCCGTCCTGACCACACCTTCAGAGGTTTCCAAGGTCAGATCGAGGATGGTGAGATCCACGTTGGAGACGAGATCAACACACTCCCAAGCAACGAGACTGCAAAGGTCAAGAGCATCCATGTGGGATTTGACACAGTTGACTCAGCCCAGAAGGGACAGCCTGTAACGATTCAGCTTGACCGTGAGGTTGATGTGTCAAGAGGATGTGTGCTCACAGTTGATTCAGGTGCAAAGGTTGCATCTTCGATCACCGCAACACTCCTCTGGATGGATGACGATGAGCTGTACAATGGCAAGAACTTTTTTGTGAAGCTCGGAACAAAAATGATCCCTGGTACAGTTACACATATCGATTACACCATAGATGTAAATACAGGTGAGCAGAAATCAGCGGACACCCTTTCCAAGAATGGTATTGCAGTCTGCAGGATCGCATTTGCCGACAGGATCGTTGTAGACGAGTTCAAGAAACACAAGACTCTCGGAGAACTCATACTCATCGACCGTGTAACAGACATGACAAGTGCCTGCGGTGTTGTCGAGGAGGTTCACACTGAGGAGACCGGAATTTACGAGGGACGCGTGGACAGAAATGTGCGTGCAGCGATCAAGGGACAGAAGGCTGTCATAGTTCCATTTGCAGCAGGCAATGTCACAAGAGATTTCGTTGAGTCTGTAGAGAAGAAGCTCAGCATCGATGGACGTCATACATATCTGTACGCTCCAGATATCCGCGAGGATGTAAATGCTGTATTAAAGCATCTTCATCATGCCGGAATCATCGTGCTTCTCTTCGCAAGCGAGCAGCAGATCGCAGGAGTCAAGGTAGAAGGCGCCGAGGTCTACAGCGGCGACTGGAACCCAGATGGCGAGCTTGACGCAGACGAGATAGCAGATGAGATCCGCAAGGAGTCTGTATACGACGCGGCTCAGGTTCACGATGGAAACTACATCTAG